The stretch of DNA TCACTGAAAAATTCCCGCGTCCCCCGATTTGAGAGTTCCGCCACAGTCCCAGTCAGTTTACCACACGCGCCGATTCACTCACCGGGCTTGTCGAATCTCGTGCTATGCTTCAAAGTTCGAGCATCCCACCTTCTTCCGCCGATCCTAGGGTTTTAATTTCTTCCAAATAACCACCGTGAAGCTCTGACAAACTAGTCGACTAGTGCGCGGTTAGGTTTTGCCGGCGGCGATGAAGACGACGCAACTATTTAAAGGTTCCAACGTCTTTATGTCTCGGAATCTGGTTCCCCCTGAAGTCTTCGATACACTTCTCGATGCTTTCAAACTCAACGGTGCCGAAATCGTCCTCTGCTGCGACCCTTCTCGGAGCGGTCCCTCCGATTTTCATGTCATCGCTTCTCCCGATCATGTGcgattttaatttttcttctaaattactGCAATTGCCTATGTTTCTGAACGAAATTGGCCTTATTGCCATTGTTTTGGGGTTTTGCAGGAGAAATTCAAGAGTCTTACAGCCAAGGGTTGTAACTTGATTGGTGAGATGAGTTTATTTATGTTTCCTGTCACTTAAAAAATCAACTGGATCTCTGTTCGTGAAATTTCTAAATAAGAGCTATGTTTATTATTGCGCGGCAGGTCCACAGTGTGCCCTCTCCTGTGCAAAAGAGGGTAGACCGCTGCCACAAGGGGGATTCACTTGTTGTCTAGCGATGGAGGGTCTGAAAGTTCTTGCTTCTGGTTTCCTGATGGATGAGAAGGTACTTCTCTTTTTTACCTAGTGGAAATGTCTTATCAAATTGCAAGAATTGTAGACTAATaaactgatttttgttttagagaGTTGTTTTGAGTTGCTCTGAAGGACTCATCTCTCCTTAGTGAAGTCCTAACTCGTtgattgcaattttttttgaaggTCAAGATCAGAGAGATGGTTACTTCCATGGGGGGAGTTTTTCTTTCCAAATCTTCTTCTGATGTCAACTTCGTCATTGTCAAAAATGTCTTGGCTGCTAAGTACAAGGTCTATTGTTCAAAGATTGCCATCAATATTCTTTTACCTTTCTGAAGGTTCACATCTGTAGATTATAACTAGCTTCTTTATTAACATATCAATGCTGCTGTTTTTCATCATGCATCTCAGAAGATTATTCGAATTATGTTAGgtttaataaaattgtttttcagttcatttattttttctccaaTTGGCACACTAGGGTATGTTGATAGAGacaaaagatgatttttttctctgttgGTCTTTCGCTTCGTGCATTTGAGTATTACATTTTTCCATCAGTGCATAGTGCCtacaatagaaaaaaagagaggccTATTCGCGAAAGTAAAGATGTAAAATGCTCCGAATGAAAGCCTCAATATATAAGTTGTTGTCTTCCACTCTTCCTCCCTATTGATGAATTCTGCTCTGTTCATTGTCAGATGGTTGCTGGATGATGTAAATAATACTTTGGCTCTAGGGCAGGTTTAGTTCTCTGAGTGAAGAAATTCTTTTCTGAAATTGTTTTGAGTCAGCCTCGTGCCTCTGAGAacttatcattatattttatatccTAGAGCAAAGTGAACTGATGAGGTTCTTGAGGAAGCTGTTCAAAACCAGTTATGCCTATTTCATTGTTACagctaaatatattttattatttttacttgcaGTGGGCTCTGAATACTCAGAAGAAGCCAGTTGTTACACTGAATTGGTTACATCAGTGTTGGACTGAGCACCGTGTGGTTCCCCAGGAACCATATAAGGTTCCTCCTTTTTCTGGATTGACAATCTGTGTCACAAGAATTCCAGGAGGTTAGAGAACCggtttattaaatttatgtgAATCAGGTTCTTTGTTGATAGTTAATCTGTGACTTATTATCAGATGAGCGTAAGGGAATGGAGAAGGTTATTTCAGAATATGGAGGGAGCTACTCTGGTGAGCTAACAAGGAGTTGTACACATCTGATCGCTGATatatcctttgattttttttcaataatctgCTAATCCTGGGTCATACAATGATTTTTGGGCGCATTCAGTTGTGCTGTTAAATTAGCAGTCAGGGCTTAAGTTACAAGATATGTGACTATAACCATTATCCAGTTGATATGTTGATAATCGGGTTCCTGATCACTAAAGTTTGAAATTTCGTTGTTTGGACTTTAATGAAAATTGATTCCTTGACACTGCATACGCTGCCGAAGGTGACAAATACAAAGTTGCTCGAAAATGGGGTCACATTCAAATTGTCACACGGAAATGGTTTCAGCAGTCCATCGATAGAAAAGGTGATGTTTGGTGCTTCTGCGTTTTATACATTCTCGTACTTATCAGTATATTGGCTCTCTATTAGTTAACAGATTCATCGATACTGATATGTCACCTTGATATGCGCAGTCTGTCTCAGTGAAGAGTCATATCCTGTTCTCAGTTCCATACCCTTGGCACGAGGGTTGCGTGATAAAGGAATCCATCATAATGTTCAAGAAAAGTTTCCTTTGCCCACAGCTGTGTCTGTGTCTGTGGCAGATTCATATGCTTCTTGTGCTCAGTCTAGAGACTCAGATATAGAAGCTTCTGcctcacaaaatattttttccacTTCTATGAACCCCAGTACCGATGTTAAAGAACCAAGTGAAGGCCCACATACAAGGCCGCAAGAGCAAGATATTGATGGTTGTACTGCCAGAGATTCAGAATCCGAAGACAATGACCTGTACTTATCAGATTGTAGAATTTTTCTGCTTGGTTTTGAAGCTTCTGAAATGCGTAGACTTTTTAAGTTGGTCTGTAGAGGTGGTGGAACGCGGTATATGCTGCTAAACGAAAGCATGACTCACATTGTTGTTGGAACTCCTTCAGAGAGGTAACCGCTATCTTTGCACTACCAGAGGGATTGTTTTTTCCTTAATagctttttccttcttctttttttctcttgtagCATTGATCCAATACTATTAGGTGGGTCTCTCTAAGCATATTCTCTGTAATATTTTGATCTCTACACAATTTATTGATTTGCAGTGAGAAAAGAGAGGTGAGGAGTATTGCAGCTTCTGGTGTCGTTCAAGTAGTCACACCCAGTTGGCTTGAAGATTGTGATcgtgagaaaaaagaaattccAGTTCATCAATTATATACTGCTACCCATTTGATTCTTCCAAGAGGTCTGTTGTCGTCTCGTTTAACCATTATTACATTATCGCGGACACATGTCATCTATCCAAGATGCATCAAGACATATCAATGCGTTGTATTACAGTTCTCTAACTGACTTGTTTTTGCGCAGATTCTGCATGCTTGACCAAGGGATCATTTGCAGGGATGTCAAGTATGGAACAGGGTAAAAATACTCTCGGTCAGACCATGGCATATGATTCATCTTCAAGGAGTATCAATGTTTCAAATGGGCCAGCAACTTTTCTGGGAAACAAAGAAGCAATGCAGGAATTTGGCAGGAAAGATGAGATTCATGCGGAAAGGAAAATAGTATCACCcaagcaaaaagaaacactTATTTCCCCTGTAACTAGTAAAAGCAAAGAACAACAGAGTAATCAATATGAATTCAATGGTCAAAACGTGAATGAAAGAATGTCATCTGTATTTAAGGGGAAGACATTTTGTTTCTCGCATTCTTTTCCTGAAGATCGGGTATGTGGTTATTCGAAGAACCAGGTTTCCTTGTCTTCCACTAGTTTCTTGTCTGAGAATACATCTTCGAGGTCTATTCATTGATGTCTTACAAAATTGTGCAGCGACCTGAAATCGTGGAATGGGTGAATCAAGGTGGAGGAGAAGTGGTGGTAAATGATCCTCTGATAAATAACGCAGACTTTACTATTGAATCCCATGGTGGGTTCCGAAGTGCCGGGACTACCCATATTAGCTATGTCTCAAGTCATTGGGTTCGATCTTGTTTAGAGGtattcttcttctcagcttTCATCTGTTATCACTGATTGTATCGTTTATTCTGGTGTACTCTGTGTCCAACTGCCATACCATCATTCATTTAAACCGTGTATATCCTTATGATGCTTCATTTTTCAGGCTTATTGTCTAAGTTGTTATCTTGATGGTGTAGGATGGTTGTTTAGTTGCTGTTAGTAGTCATATCGTCTACTCACCTCTTCCCTGCCAGACACCTTTGCCTGGATTCGAAAGCTTTTGCATTTGTAGTTCCCAACAGGACGACAAGGATATAAAACTCCTGTCAAATTTGTGTTATGTACTTGGAgcaaaatttgtgaaaaaactAACCAAGAAAGTGACTCACTTGCTATGCAACTACGCTAACGGAAGTAAGTATGAGACAGCTTCCAAATGGGGAATAGTTTCCGTGACACCTGACTGGGTTTATGAATGTGTTAGACAGGTGGGACTCCACGGCTTCTATATCTTTGAAATAGTTTTGTTGACataaatcattaaatttaaCGGATAGTCCTTTCTATTATTCTGATGTGTAGAATCAAGTTGTTAGTCCTAACAACTTCCATCCAAAGGAATTGACAACTCAAGACAGAGAAGCAGGTTCTGGCGCAAGTCAGTTTCATACACAGTTTTTGCCAATGTCCTCAAGGGACAATGTGTCTCTACTTGTAAGCCACTCTGAAGAGAGGGAATATATTCAAGATTTTTCTGGCAAAAACGGTAAAGGTGAAGTAAATAACAGACTTGGAGAAGCTGGAAGGGAACAGACTTTTCCGTCTAAGAAGGCAAAACTTTTCAAAGATGGTCAAGAAAGTCATGTGTCTCTACTTGTAAGCCACTCTGAAGAGAGGGAATATATTCAAGATTTTTCTGGCAAAAACGGTAAAGGTGAAGTAAATAACAGACTTGGAGAAGCTGGAAGGGAACAGACTTTTCCGTCTAAGAAGGCAAAACTTTTCAAAGATGGTCAAGAAAGTCATGTGTCTCTACTTGTAAGCCACTCTGAAGAGAGGGAATATATTCAAGATTTTTCTGGCAAAAACGGTAAAGGTGAAGTAAATAACAGACTTGGAGAAGCTGGAAGGGAACAGACTTTTCCGTCTAAGAAGGCAAAACTTTTCAAAGATGGTCAAGAAAGTCATGTGTCTCTACTTGTAAGCCACTCTGAAGAGAGGGAATATATTCAAGATTTTTCTGGCAAAAACGGTAAAGGTGAAGTAAATAACAGACTTGGAGAAGCTGGAAGGGAACAGACTTTTCCGTGTAAGAAGGCAAAACTTGTCAAAGATGGTCAAGAAAGTCATGTGTTTCCTGTGGAAGAGCCTCCAAGCAATTGTGATCGCCCTTCGAAGTCCGGAGAAGGCAATGTCTCTGGAAATGATACAGCAAGTAGTCGTGAAGTTCCAGATGTGGCTGATGCAATTGAGGATCTGTCGGAGCAGACAAGTAAAGTGAGTACTATTTActtctttcttcaatttttcaATCCAAGTAAAATTTTCCAAGTATTCACCTCTGTTCTTCTGTGTAGATTCAACATCAGAAGTCTCCTGGGAGGATTTCAGAAAAGACTGTATCCTTACAGTTTGTGTGTTCATTCaatcttcttattttttctctttctctgagtTATCAATATTTGGCATTGTTTGACTCCTTGATGATAAAACAGCTTTTTTCAACTAGTGAACAATACAATACCGGAAATCACTCTGTCACTGGGCTGTCTAGACACTGGATAAACAGGTACTTACATTCATTAAATGCAAATCTGCATTTtgcagatattttttttggttcttaacCTCAAATGCTGTGAATCATAAAGAAGTTGACGGATACAAGTTTGCTTGGGTCTAAATACGCATATCTTCATGAATCTCATAATCTCTTCCGTCTTGTTTGATTCCCCTATCTAAACTATCACTATATTGTACTATTATAGTGTATCATGACTGTATGAAGGGAATATATCAACCACTATGTTCTACGTAGGGAGTGTAAGCAGGTTAATATCGTGCAATGATGACGTAGTGTAAGCAAATTAATGATGTGAAATGGTTTTGAGAAAAGACTATCTCAAATCTAAATGCTGCTCCTACATGAATTCATGTTTGCCTACCAAACTCTGATGTGTTTTCCAGGGTACATAAGAATGACGACACGGGCAGTCCTCCAGGAAATGTAACTACAGGCACTTACGGAAACTTTAGTGAGACGCAGACAGAATCGCAGGTTCATATATAACTCTTGCTCTGATTATAACTTGGAGATTTCATTATTGAAGCTTTCATGTTTTGCTAATAGTTGAGTCTCTGAATCTGAGTTTTGGATTTAAAACGAAATTGCACGAAAAAACCTTTGTAAACCAGAGGTGTGTCCTCCTTTTCATGTGCAGTTCCTACTAGTTAAAATACCttgttaaattattaaaaaagtaaaaagaaaaatcttgttATAAAATATCTCCGTGTTGTATCTTATATCTGCATGCGTTTTTACAAGCCTAAAATTACAAGAAATGTTGCAGGTTGTTAGTTACGAGGAAGATCTTTCAGGAAGGCAGATGCTTATAGACAGAGTTAGAACACGAAATAGCTTAACGTAAAGAAACAAGGGGAGGTGGTCGTTGAGATAGAATCATCAAACGTGTGTCAGTGTACTGATGAGAATTACAGTGTAATGTTGCAAAAACATCCATTAAAGAGACAATAGCCACATCAAACAATATATACAGATcaccgtttttttttcttttcttttttgataaagtATAATGAGATCACCGAGAGAGTATCTGTTGACGAACGTGaggtatataatttttgttgcttgtaacttttcttttaatgttATCCAGATCCAGGTTAGCAACTCACCTATATGATAAGGCTAATCGCTTAAAGTTTGCAACTTACTAGTTCTtcatttaagaataaaaaaatattcaaggTTACTAATATGATGTTTTTCCTCTAATTTTAATCAACTGCAAGAGTCAAAGAAaggcacacacacacacacacacttataTTCATAAACTAAGAACATAAGTCACAACAAAGATTCATACATCacatggaaaaacaaaaacaaaatacaaaaccagGAGAACAGATaccaaatttttcatttatataatttagCAAATACATAATGGGGTAAAGATAAAACAGTGATAAAATactgtaaaaataaaagaagattacAATCAGAGAGATTTTACAGCTAGAAAACGAGGCTCCTTAGGCATGAACTTCTGGTTTGCATAGACATCCATGTAATCTCCAAACACAAACTTTGGGTACTTGTTCTCACTTCCTTCCTCCGCCACCACGGCTGGCCCAATCGCCGCCTTGTACGATGGATTGTAGAAGGAAGCTATGGACCTTCTGTTTCCTTCCTCCCGCGCCAACACCCTGTGCCACGCGCTCTTGTACCTGCCATACCCATTATGGTTAAAACCCTCAAACTCAAAGCCAAGAATATGGTTTTGGTTGGTAGAAAGATTAAGAGAACTACCTTCCGTTGCTAAGAACTTCAATCTGATCACCAGTGTTGATAACAATGGCGTTAGGTAGAGGCTGAACATCGATCCACTCGCCGTCTTTCAAGACTTGAAGGCCGTCATATTCATCGTCTTGGAACAGCAAAACGACACCTCCTGCATCAGTATGAGCTCGGAGGCCATTGACGCGCTCCGGGTGAGGACAAGGTGGGTAATGGCTGACTTTGGTGCCAAAGAAAGCTgtctcttctccatcttccaTTCCTTCGTTGAAAGCTTTCTTTATGTAACCTTTAGGCAAACCCAAATTCTCATCCATCACTTCCATCATTTTGCTTGCTAGCTTCCTCACTTCTTCTCTGTATTCTCCCATcgcctctctgtttttttttttttgaaaaaacatataaagttgagatttttaaaaacgggTTTGAAAGATTTTGAGTAGTTTAGAGAGAAGAAAGTGTTTACTTGAGGCCAGAAGTGTTGGATGGCCATTCGTTTTGGTTATGGTCCAAGAGAGTGAAGACATCTTCCCAGTCAACGTTTTCGAGTTTCTCGTCAGAAGTATTCTGAACCAACTCGTTGAGCAACTTCACGGGACTTGAGGTCTTGaatccttcttctctctcttttttgtagCATTCTGAGCTCAGCGTCTTCACCTTGTTCAGAAGCTCCAATGGAATCCCATGGTTCATCAGCTACATACACACAGAGATATAAGCAcataaaaaacagagagaagagaaaatagaATGTTCTGTTTTCAGTTTGAAGATCCGAACCTGAAAAAATCCCCATTCTTCGCATGCTTTAGCGATTTCAGACAGtgtcttttctctctcttcgcCATTGAGCTTGGAGAAATCGATAACAGGAATCGCCATTTCAGAtccacaaagagagagagaaagagaggtgtGTTTTAAGACAAAAGGCTCTGTTTTGGGTAAGTCAAATAcgactctgtttttgtaatcAGATTTAGTTGTGAAGATTATGGAAAGCTTAGGCCTCCCATTTATACTATTCTTAAAATTTCCCCTTTATttgtagtaaaaaataaaattaaaataaaaacgtaACAATGAACAGTTGACTATTTAATTTACGTTCGTTTTCAcgttatgtattttttttttaatgttaagcaTGCATACCTACAATTAATGTTCAaaaaagcgctaggcggtaattgggcggtgacccaacgcctagcgcctagaacgttTAATCGGAGGCCAGACgattttaggcggtttaggcgttttcaacgtagaacattatatatgtaatattgtagacaaaaatatatgttagataaataaaagtaataaaccataaacaaaacttaggaaaaaatgtagtttttaattgatatcaacaacatataaagatttgtaattatgtatatgaatgtaaaattttaaattttaattatatatagttaaaaattagaaaatatattaaatcgaaatatatgtgattttaggcggtttaggcggtcGTCTAGGCGTCGgttgagcgcctagcgcctagaccgCTTTTTCGAACACTGCCTACAATACAACCGTTGAATATTACTGTTTCATCATactaaaaaaagataataataatatgggATGCACAAATATCTATgtgtttaaaaaatgtaatcaaTCCTTTAGTAGTTACAGTTAGTCCATCTCCTTGacttttaatgtatttttaaaaaataagttaaagattaaggaattaaaatatacatttgcATAAATAATCCTTGGCATTAATGAACCACACTGATCTCACCAGGCTTTGACTGCTCTCTTTCCAAGTGCTATAATTACCGGTTTCACCgttaattttcagttttaataaaatatactccctttgtttcacaaagagtgtcattctggagaaaaaattttgttacacaaagagtgtcattttatatttccaatgaaTGTTTTAATgctaagttttcttttttacccctAAACTCAAAGCTATTTTCATTGAATATAGAACATTAACTACTTATTAAATAGGGGCAAACATGTATAATTCagacttttcttaatttgtgtgaaatgtgtcaaaatgacactctttgtgaaacggagggagtaacaTAATTTGAACCGACTTCTCTGAAAGCAATGTATAGTTCAACCGATTATAAAAGTGTTGTATGCTACTACGACTACGAGAGTTATGTGTGAATCCGCTATCAATTTTGTCAAGTGCTAATTAATCAAGTATTTAACGGTTAGGTCAAAAGGCATAGCTAGTATCagtattttggttttttgacttaaaagttacaaaaagaaaaaaagattattcCGAAGATAATTAGATTAGGTCAAGAACCATAAATTAAAGTGGCTACTTACTCCTGTCTGAAATTGATCATACAGACTAATACCTCTTGATGACTTAAGATTACGATGAGATTATATATGATTTAACTTAGcataagaagaaagagacagagatatggtttattttattttattcaagttATTGCCTCTTTATAGCTTATGAGATATGAACGTGGAAAGTAATAATAGGTTAGCTAAATTATATCCAAAATACTAATTAATAGGTTTTGTTTTCATGGTACGTGGACAAAATTAGGGGAACATGgagcatttttatatataagataattatgaaaacaaaaattatgaaattgcAGGAAAGGTTATATATTAGTGGAAATAATTGTCTGTACAGCACAGCCATCTCTGCTGTACACATGAGCAGGTGATGCCTCTTTTTTGTCCTTATCCATCTCAATGCCTTTGTCTGAATAATGAGCACAATAACATAGTCTCTCTACATATgtatatcattttcaatttattatCAAAGCAGAGGTGaagtaattaaacaaaatgaaaagagaatcaaaacagaGGTTGAGATCAATATTACCAACTGTGatctaattatataattttgtgtcaATTTTTTCTTAGATAACTAGAGTAGGATTAGCTCATATCCGAAAATTGAAGTCTGTTTGactatcaaataaaaacaaaggaaCAATAGTTTTCTCAAATATCATTTAACATTTCTGATGGacctattaataaaaaaaaaattccatcaCAGTAAAATCTACTCAAAAATACCACTACTCACTCTACCATATCAATATTCCCAATCAAACGTTAAGCATAATTTGTTCCCccacttttctttattttatagttgatgaagattgagtttttattttatttttatacaaggttgttttgaaaataaagattttatatGACAATTCCtaccttttaaaataaataaggaGTAACTATGTGTGTGTaacatatataactatatatatatatattattattttttgacaaacaacatatataacTATTTAATACTGgtatttttgacaaaataattatctttgtttttgtttcacaatGTACTGATGTACTATCCCTAGGCGTACAGTGTACTTTAGtaagcaaatatatatagatggtttattcgtttttttttttctttagtttagaCATTAGATTCGTGTTATTTATGTTGAAATATATGTTTCTAGCTAACgcgaattttaattttaatagattACGAAATTTTCTTTGATTGATTCCATTCTCCCATATGTCGGTGTATCTCTTTTTTGCTTCAATTTTTCTATAAGAAGTTTCAGATATgaatttatatttgatataacGTAAATTATCAAAGCTTGTCGTAGAGTTCTTCTAGAAtttatatcttaattatttgattttgctAGTTGCTAGTTATGATAATTGTTTGCTGTTTGGATCTCTCTAGCTATTATATGTTTCGCTACTATTATTGACATTAATACGTTTCCATTAATGTATAGTATTAGTTAACATGTAATGGTCAGCTCCCACTATTTCACATGCAGAAAGCCATTGCACTAATACCATTATACACCCTAAACTAGTAATTAAccaatactatatatatatatatatatatatatccaaacaaTTCAGATAGGCGTAATctattattttaagaaattttctttccaaattaatcttataaaaagtttagtttttttttataactgatAAAAAGCAAAGCCGTCCATGATCACATGGGACTACACTTGGAAGTGGCgttttttgtattaatatagatttgttAGTTAATCATTGATccatttttctattaaaaagaagaaagtaaaacCATTTATTATCCAAATGCATTCCCCCGTGCCACTGTTTTAGTAAGATCGACgagtaataataatagtactgacaatattatatataattactctcatgcatatatatgttaaaaaaaaattgatatacaACTGAAAAAggttaagaaaaagagagagaaatattattggattaagTAAGTCTTGAAGGGTACAATGGAGTGGATCACATGGTGCTGAGTGATCTATGTCTCTTTTATGTTGCAGCAATCGAATCTATGGACTAAAAATCTCAgcttaattattaatatttttgaattgttgTTATAAGGTAAAATAAAGTACATTAGTGGCCTTCATGTATGCGCACCAATTTCTATTTCTATCAATCAGTCAATCTATATGCATGTTATATATTCTCTGTTGAAATAATTACACACCATATCAAGCAAGATTAGTCATATACTTATAGTGGATATTcatctgtttatttatttattactatgtTTTGTTgaatgtaaaacataaatttcaaCCACTTTTAACAACCAGCCTAACGACCAACTAGTCATCTTTAGTTCAGTGTATGAACATGTTCCTCgatattatatacatatgagCTTAATTATTTGgtgaaaagaaagataaaatactTCTAATTAAAGCTTGTAAGAACTAATGTCGACAGTGCTATAAATCCTCAAATCTAGTGGACATACTACTTTACAAGTATAAACTttactaataatataatttattttagaaacatTATCTTCTTGGTTTGCTTACTGACTCTGTGGTATATACTATCATACAGTAATAAATTTGTTCATCAATAATTGTATTTTACTTCCGGAGAAAATGAAGACACATTAGCTAAGTGTGCTTAGTCCGCAAAGTAAACAGTGAGACGTGGTCGGTTCGTTTCCATATATTTTGGACCAACTAATTTGACCTTTTCATTAACTTATTAGTATTATCGTCTTtaatctttctcttctctttataaCCGTTACCGACATTTTTGGGGATCTTCTCCGACTTCAGTTAtacatttatgatttaaaatcttttttgcacaaaccaaaaaaacactctatttttatttttatatttttggtgtgGAACACACAATATAACAACATAACAttctttccaaatttttttttgtttaaattcttgATCCAATGGCTCTATATTACTAATTTAGTAATACGCAATTTGAGATTCATTCTCCAATCTAACCGCAGTTAGTTCTATCAGTTTGTAAAATGACTGTTTTCGACTtgaattctatatttttaagaaGGAATTATTTGTACAAATACAATGATAGAAGGTTATACATCTATATTTTTTGATTAGTTCATACGCATGGGCACAGAATCAATGTACATAGAACCATAAAACACGTCATGGTCTACGATTCTTGGCTTTCCATGGACGCGGAGGAGCCAACTTCAAATGCAATTTActgcaaaattaatttaactgCATAAGCAAATTAAAAGTCAAACTATCTTTTAAATCATTTCTTTCACCCATCTTCACGTTTCCACAAGATCATCAGTAGGGCTCACATTTCAGACAATTGATCTATATCGTTATTCTTTGGTTAGGTGTAGTCATAATTATCTACATATATGtacttataaataatattaaagtgtgtaataataacattttttttttttttttNNNNNNNNNNNNNNNNNNNNNNNNNNNNNNNNNNNNNNNNNNNNNNNNNNNNNNNNNNNNNNNNNNNNNNNNNNNNNNNNNNNNNNNNNNNNNNNNNNNNNNNNNNNNNNacatttttttttttttttttgggtgtgaaaACACAGGGTGATTTGCAGAGTGTTCAACAAATCAGGATCGTAGCTAAAGGGTAGACGTAAGTGATTGGGAAAGATGATAAAGAGACCTTCGCTAGTACTAGGGAGGCCAGCAATcgataagatttaaaaaaaaaaagttcttattttcatataatgTATAGTTAACTAAAACAACTTAAAGCATTTCGTTTCAAGGTGAGCATCTTAATCAGTGCGActgtattgaaaccatgattttggaaaatttgatgtgatttagaaaatttggaattctgaaagattttagggaagttgatatgatttattgtaaaattctttcaaatcccacataaaaccatgagatttggatttctctatttttaactaaacaaatcccacctaaatcctctagaat from Camelina sativa cultivar DH55 chromosome 9, Cs, whole genome shotgun sequence encodes:
- the LOC104713401 gene encoding 1-aminocyclopropane-1-carboxylate oxidase 5-like — translated: MAIPVIDFSKLNGEEREKTLSEIAKACEEWGFFQLMNHGIPLELLNKVKTLSSECYKKEREEGFKTSSPVKLLNELVQNTSDEKLENVDWEDVFTLLDHNQNEWPSNTSGLKEAMGEYREEVRKLASKMMEVMDENLGLPKGYIKKAFNEGMEDGEETAFFGTKVSHYPPCPHPERVNGLRAHTDAGGVVLLFQDDEYDGLQVLKDGEWIDVQPLPNAIVINTGDQIEVLSNGRYKSAWHRVLAREEGNRRSIASFYNPSYKAAIGPAVVAEEGSENKYPKFVFGDYMDVYANQKFMPKEPRFLAVKSL